The nucleotide sequence CCGCGCTGTTCGTGCACGGAAACTGGCTGCATCTGCTCGGCAACATGCTGTTTCTCTACGTCTTCGGGGCGATGACCGAGGAGCGGATGGGACGAGTCCAGTTCGCCGTCTTCTACCTCGTCACGGGCTATCTGGCGCTGCTCGGCTACGCCGCCGCGCACGCCGACTCCGCCCAGACCCTGGTGGGCGCCTCCGGGTCCATTTCCGGGGTGCTCGGCGCCTTCCTGTGGCTGTTTCCCCGGGCCAGAGTGACCAGTCTCTTTCCGTTTCTGTTCTTTCTGCCGCTGCGCTTTCCGGCCTGGGCGGTGCTGATCTTCTGGGTGGCCCTCCAGTGGCTGGCAGCCCGGCAGGCCGACGACCGCCCCGGCGTCGCCTATCTCGCCCATCTCGTGGGCTTCACGCTCGGCTTTCTCTACGCGTGGGGGCGGTTCGGGCGGAGGGCTGAGCGGTCTTGGGCAAGTCCGGGTGGGTGAAGGAGGGGGTACCGCCCAGGCCCGCCAGGGCCGAGGGGGAGGGGCGAGGGGCGAGGGGCGAGGGGCGAGGGGCAAGGGGCAAGCATGGGCGTGCCCCATGAGGAGAGCGCGGGGGCGGCACCGCCCAGCGGTAGCTGGGGGAGGTGCTGCGCGCGACGAGCGGGGTGCGGCCAGGCGCCGCCCATCGCCCCGCGACGCCGCCCGGGCTTGCTCAAGACCGCTTAGAGTGGGCGGCGCAGCCAGGGCCAGTGAGGGAGAAAGCCAGCCGTGATCACTTCGATCGTGCTCATCAAGACCAGCGTGGACCGGATTCCGGAGACCGCCGAGAAGATCGCCGCGCTGGAGAACGTGAGCGAGGTCTACTCGGTCACCGGCGCACACGATCTGATCGCGATGGTGCGGGTGGCCCGGCACGACGACCTCGCGGACATCATCAC is from Streptomyces hygroscopicus and encodes:
- a CDS encoding membrane protein gives rise to the protein MIETSSGRDRPWMAGPGRPWVTYGLIVSCCLLFVIGPASGLNPGYGTGGRLVEAQSTYFERWGVVPSALWSGAPDQPLAPLTALFVHGNWLHLLGNMLFLYVFGAMTEERMGRVQFAVFYLVTGYLALLGYAAAHADSAQTLVGASGSISGVLGAFLWLFPRARVTSLFPFLFFLPLRFPAWAVLIFWVALQWLAARQADDRPGVAYLAHLVGFTLGFLYAWGRFGRRAERSWASPGG
- a CDS encoding AsnC family transcriptional regulator, with product MITSIVLIKTSVDRIPETAEKIAALENVSEVYSVTGAHDLIAMVRVARHDDLADIITGQISKLPGVASTETHIAFRTYSQHDLEAAFAIGLDG